Part of the Pseudobacteriovorax antillogorgiicola genome is shown below.
TCGATCCCTGAATCGCCGCGTGGAACGCTACCCGGAGCTTTCAGACTTTTACAATCGCTACGATCGATTTACAGTGACGGGCAAGGATCGCAAAGCCTTCGATAAACTGGTCAAGGGCCTAGAGCCCGAAGAAAAGGCCTTGCTCCAATCCAAAAAGCACTTCTATCAGTTTGAATTTGCCAATAAAGGTGGGCTTGTGATGCCTATCATCCTGCAGCTCAAATTTAGCAATGGCAGCGAAGAGTTGCTGCGGATTCCCGCTGAAATCTGGCGGCGCCATAGCCAGGCAGTGAGCAAGGTGGTACTTTCCGATCATGAGTTAGTGAGTGCAACGGTGGACCCTTTTTGGGAAACAGCGGATGTTGACACCTATAACAATCACTTTCCTAGAAAGCCATACGAGTCTCGATTGCAGGTTTACAAAAGAGAGAAGAGCCGCAATCTTATGAAGGAGATGGCGGAAGACCAGAAGGCCGAAGCTAAAACCAGCGATGCGGCTGAAGAAAGTACAGCTAAGGAGACCCACTAATATGAGTCGGTTTGGAATTCCTAGGCCTAAGTTCCAGTCTGTTTTGACGATGGTTGTGCTGTGCTTTTGGCTTAGCCCTGCTCTTGGACATCGCTATGCCATGAGTCAGGGGATGGTTGAGCACAATAAGTCGACAAAGTCTTTGGAGCTTAGCATTCAGCTCTTCAATCATGATTTGGACCAAGTTTTTCCTAAGATCTGTCAGCGCTATGGCTACAGCCCGTGTTCTCATGAGGAGGCGTTGCTGAGCTATACCAGAGATGGGTTTAAAGTTTTAAAGGCTGGCAAAATCTTGCCATGGCGGTGGGTTGGAGTATCGCGGGAGATCCACCATACGTATATATTCCTGGAACTGATCGGCCATGAAAAGAAGCCTGAAAACATTACCTTCGAGCACAACCTTCTCAAAGACTTTTTTCCCCGTCAGGCGAATCGTGTGGTGTGGCGCACTCGGCCAGACCAAAGCTAGGGGTTTAAGTTGGCTAGGAAACTTTCACCATCTGATGCGAGGGCCAAATTCGGCCCTCCCACAAGTGGGTAGCCATCCCGAAAGCTCAAGGATATCAGTCAGGTCGAGTTAAAACTGAAAAAATGAATGTCGAGTCTTGATTTTCCCGCGTGGAGGGTCGAAACCTCGGTACTTGAGGTTTGTCTTGGGAAGGAGTTCAATTTGTTTAGATTCGCTGGCCAGCAGTTTCAAAGTCGCCAAGACTTGGACCAAGCCCTCTGCACCTATCTCAGCGATCGCATCAACCCTCGGTTTCACAAGGCAAAATTTAAAGCAGATCACGGTGCCATTCGAGAGTTGCGCGATTACCTGAAAACCGTACGGGAAGTTGAGGATCTCGACACTATATTCATCAGCCGCGGTAAAGACGGGTTTGTGTTAACCCTGCAATCACGTGTGATCATTGAGATCGATAAACACCGCTCCACAGGCTATCAATTTCAGGGTCTTAGCTACTCTAAATGGGCAGATGTAGAGCCCATATTTAAGAAGTTTCTGAGGAAATACACCCCTCGTATGCCCTGCTTTGCTGGACCGAGCCGCTGTATTTCTATGGAGCATCACCAAGCCGACGATTTCGTTGTGTTTGTTCAGAGCTACGGACAGGGTTCTTCAGGCACTGTCGGTGACCTCGATTGGGTCCACGTAACCCGCAAAGATCAAAGGTTTCACATCTATGGCTTTCGCAGAACCATGATGAATCTTGTAAATAGTTGATCAGCTTATCTTAATTGTTTCTTTACGATCGTCTAGTGGCTCGATCTTTGCCGTTGACTTCAAGCAATATCACTATCTAAACTGGCATAGTTGGGCCTCGCTTTTTTGTGAAAAAAACCTAGGAATCTTAAGAGAAAAACTGTAAAAAAATGGCCTTGTCGGCCAATTAGGTCATTTTAAGTAGGTGTAATGCCGCCGTCTGATTACCGGAGTATTCATGTCACAGTCCATACGAAACATTTGTACCATCGCTCACGTCGATCATGGGAAAACAACTTTGGTTGATTTCTTATTGAAACAGTCTGGTACATTCCAAGCCCACGAAACCGTCGAAGATCGGGTCATGGATAGCGATTCCCTAGAGCGTGAGCGAGGCATTACAATTTCTGCAAAAAATGCCTCGTTCAAATTAGGTACTACCAAAGTAAATATTGTCGACACTCCGGGTCACGCCGACTTTGGTGGAGAAGTTGAGCGGATCATGGACATGGTCGACGGTGCGATCCTATTGGTTGACGCTGCTGAAGGTCCTCTGCCGCAGACTCGATTCGTACTTGGCAAGGCCATTGAGAAAGGGTTGCGGATTATCCTTTGCGTGAACAAGGTGGATCGCCCCGAATGTCGCGAATCTGATTTGGTCGAAAACACTGTGAATAAGGTTTTTGATCTATTCGTTGAGCTAGGTGCTAGCGACGATCAGTGTGAGTTCCCCATTGTTTACGCTTGTGCCCGTGATGGTTGGTGTACCACTGAGCAAGATAAGATCGAAGAGTATATTGAAGGTCAACACCCGAAGAAGCTGGATCCTCTATTTGAAGAGATTTTAAAGTTTCCAGAAGCCAAGCCTGAAGACTACGGCGATTTCCGTATGCTTCTCTCGAATGTGGCCTACGATAACTTCGTCGGTTCATTAGCTCTCGGTAAGGTGAGAAGTGGCGACGTTAAGAAAAACGACACCCTCTTTCGAATAGGCGTCGACGCTCAAGGTAATCCCGTGACTGAGCGATTCATGGCGACGCGAATCTTCGTATTTGATGGCATGAAGCAAAAAGAGGTGGAAAGCCTGAGCGAAGGTGATATCGGCTTGGTTGCGGGCTGCGATAAATTTGAGATTGGCGACACCATCGTTGGCAAAGAAGGCAGTGAGGCTCTGGAGCGAATTGAGGTTGAAGAGCCAACAATGAGAATGCTCTTCTCTATCAACACCGGTCCAAACTCTGGCAAGGAAGGTAAGGCGATTCAATCTCGTGAATTGCGTGAACGCTTGCTTAACGAATGCCGTGCTAACCCAGCGTTGAAGATGGAAGATACCGATGTTGCTGACCAATATTATTTGCTAGGCCGTGGCGAACTTCAGTTTGGTATCATTATCGAAAGAATGCGGCGTGAGGGGCTAGAGTTTATGGTCGGTCGCCCCAATGTCTTGATGAAGCAGGCTGATGATGGTTCGACACTCGAACCGTATGAGAGTCTCGTTCTAGACTTGCCAGAAGCATACTCTGGTGATGTGACGAAGATCTACCAGCAACGTAAAGGTGTTTTAGCATCCTACGAAAGTTTGCCAGGTGATTCCGAGAACCCAAGGGTTCGTCTGACTTTCGAGATTCCCACTCGTGGTATTCTGGGAACAAACTCGCAGTTTCTTACCGCAACCCGTGGTACAGGAATCATGTCTTCCGAAACCATCGATCACCGACCACACACAGGAGTCTTGGCTCACCGTACAACAGGTTCAATTATCTCTGACCGAAAGGGTGAGACCACAGACTATGCACTGAACACCATTCAGCAACGTGGTGTGCTGTTCATTGGTACAGGTGTTGAGGTTTATGAAGGTATGATCATCGGCGAGTGTGCGAAGGATAACGATCTGAATGTCAACGCCTGCCGACCAAAGAAACTGACCAACGTGCGCTCGTCTGGCTCTGATGGCATCATTCAGCTCAATGGTACAAAGGACATGAGCCTTGAGGCTTGTATCGAGTGGATCGATGACGATGAGTGGATTGAAATCACCCCTGAAGCCATCCGCTTGCGCAAGAAAGTTCTTGCTGCCAACCAAAGACCAGTTAAGAAAAATAAATAATCATAATCGATAGACAGGGAACTCTGAAGGGTTCCCGGCTGCGGTTTATCGGCTAAGGGGCAACGCTCAAACTTTCGAATCCGAAAGCCAATGAGTCTGTTGCCATGTCCCCAATCCAAGTCGTGCCCAATGACCCGCCAGTGGTAATCAGTTGCGCTGCCGGATCTGGCCCACCAAAAGTTCCCGAAACCTGGCTATATGTGGCGTGAGACTGATCGTAGTAGTCCCCGATCAACGGGAATATCTTCTGTACCAAAATTGGTTGCTGGGATATCATGCGAAGCTCTTTAACTCCAATAGCTTTTGCCTGATCCTCGCCCTGGGCTTTTTTCCAGACACGGGCAATGATGGTAGCCTCGGTATTCACGATATTTGATATATCGACAGCCACATCATAGAATTGGGTGTTGAATTGCTCTAGGTTCGGATCGATTCTTGGAGTCAGCAAACCATAGCTAAATCTCGCTCCCCCTTCGCGCTCCTGAACTACTACTGTTACCGGGCCCGCTGGTAGAGTTAAAACCTGAGGAAGCGGCTCATCATCTTGGGTCAGGAGCTGGCGCCAGGCCCATTGATCAACACTAGGGTCAGAGATCATTTGCAGAGTTTGGTTATTGATGGTTACAAAAAATTCATTGCTGTCATCATCTGGCAGCATGACCCTCGACCAAAAGAAGTAGTCACCGGCAACGGGAATATCAACTGTGAATGTAATCGTTCCGGCTGTAGGATCACCTTGATCTTTAGGTGCACCTCCCGCAGGGCTTGTAACGTAGCTTGCAATGGCTCCATCTGGGCTGTCGGTTAGCATATTAGCAAAGTTTACCGCTCCGGTGCCTGAACTAGCGGGCATAGTGATATAGTCGTTGGGATCAGCCTCGATACTTACTGGGCTGGTCTCAGAAAATGTTGTGGTTTTGGATTTAATGTCGAACGTAGTACCGATGGGCTCTTCAAGCACAGCAACCAGAGCGTTCACCCCGGCTAGCAGCTCTTCGGCATCTTGCAAGCAGTCGGCTGACCAGCAGTTATGTCCATGATCACGAATTTTTGAAACAATTGTCGATCGCTCCGGTTGGAAGGAATCGATGCGGCCTTCCTTGATATACTCATACGATAAGTCCAGGGACTCATGACTTTCTGTATGGTGGCACTTGTTGCAATAGGGCTTGAGGATGGGTTCATATAGTTCTGCAGAGAAAACGGCTTTCGGATCGCCTGGCTTCAGCTCTGGGATCACTGGGTCAACTGGAGGTGGTATAGAAATCGTTGGTGCCTTCGAACAGTTTGCTAGCCCCAATAGCATCAAAGATATGACCCAAGCTCTCATTCTCGTCTCCTCACAATGTTCTTTGTGCGAGCTAGAATACAAGATGCGTGCCTTGTTGTTTAATTGTGATTGTAGGATCTTACCGTTGGTAAGAATGTCAAGACTTGTGGCACTGTCTATGGGGGCAAAGATAGCCCTGCCGGTTTCGGGAACCGGCTTTAAGGTCTTATCTTAAATAGGATAGATCTAGCGAAGATCGATAAAAGGTGGCGTCAGAAAAATTTTCAGATCCTGGTGCCGTCTCTTAATTCCTTCTAGGTCATCGAGGAATTCACTCCAGAGTCGTTGATGTGATTTCTTGGATCGAATTGGTTCCGTTATGTAACGCTCAAAATCAAAATGCATGGTATACCGAGACGAGCGAGCAGATGTTCCAAATGAAAGAGGCTTATCGCGATCACTGGCATAGCCAATGATCCAAAATCCTTCCCAATCGGCTACAGAGCCTACACTTTGTGGAACTGCTCCTCCAAAACTATCTGCCAGCAGGGTCTCGTAGTACGCAGACTCCTTTTGGTAAACCGGATGATTCTCGATAACATTGACTCCCTTGACAACATCATCTCGAAGTGCTGCATTGACAAGCTTTTCGCTAATACCTTGAACGTTTTCTGGAATGCGGCTGATCGCTTGGGAGTAGATAAAATCAATAGATTCGACAAAATTATCGATGATGGTGCGCTCGCGATCGAGGGATGGGGAGTAGGTGGAGGCCTTTATGGTGCCAGCTTCTAGATCAACTTCAAAGATTTTGAGGTAGCCGTCGCCACCATTGCGACTGCCTTGGAAATCGGCCAACACTTCATAAATGGGAAGATCGGCGCCGTTAAACCCGTCGTTTCTATGGAAGTCGGCATCGAAGTGGCCGCTTAATACCATGATGATATTTGCATGCCGTTGAATCAAGCCATCGTAAAACTCTTGTGACCTGCTGCCACGGTTATCCATGGTGATGCCACGTAAAATACCTGACTTGACCTTCTCACCATAGCGGGCAAAGCCAACCCGAAAATCTTGCAAATGCTTATGAGTGGTGATGATTGCCAGGCGATCCCGGTGGCTGGATAGGACTTGGTCAGCCCAATTGGTTTCGTCTTGATCGGAGTTAAGAGCGATGTTTAGAAAGATAAAGCCAGTTCCCTCATGCTCGATCAACTGGTAGTTGCTTTCTCCAGATGGCGACGAGCCCCCATACCAATGGCGATCGTTATATAATTGGGGGCCAAAGTAATTCCGGTAGTTTCTACTGTAATCAACAGAATCTTTGTTTCCTTCAACATCATGATTACCAAGGGCCATTCCATAGGGAATATCTGCACGATCGATGACGTCCATGGCTTCTTTAGCACGCTCCCACTGGGTGATATTCTGGGCTGTATTCACGATATCACCCAAATGAACGACCATCTTGATATCCAAGGAGTCTGCATTCTCGGCGACCCACTGGGTTTGGTCGGTAAAGTAGCGAAATGTTCCAGATGGATCGGTGACATTCTTCCTACCATCTCCTGGCCGATAGTCTTCAGTGTAGATTTGCGTATCAGGAAGGGCGACGAACCGAAAGGGCTTCGCAATGAGGTTTGTGCCAGCCAGGACTTGCGCAAGTAGCATGGTTGCTATCATGCTGTAATGATGCCGTATTATCATGGATTCCCACCTTGTTGTTAGAATATCGATGGACACATCCATATCACATCAGAAACGATTCCTCACCGTTCAGTCATCACCCAGAAAGACCAATTTGAAGGCTTTGTTCGGCGGACCAGGTAACCAGTGTTGAAATCCTTGCCAAGGTGCGGTTAGCAAGGGGCAGGAATATATGAGAAAAAGCTAGAAGCCGGACTTTTGCTTAAGATTACATGTTTTTGTGACGATAATTACCGTCAAATAAAAAAATTTTGGGATCGCTGATAGAGGTCGAGCCATCCCAAAAATCCATCGACCGGGGGGTTAAGGATGGGACGACGGCATCTCTTTGGGGCATCGCTATGCCTCAGTGTACTCGCATGCAAACCACAAACAAAAGCTCATATCATTTCTTCAACAAATACTGTGGAAAAGCTGATTGTAGAGGAAGTCTCTAGCGATCAGGTAGCAGTATCCCTTGAAGCCCAAGCTTTGACAATATTAGAGACTCAGTGTGCATCTTGTCACAACTTTAATAACGCTCAAGGTGGCTTTGGATCGATCCTGGATGTGGAAGAGATGATCAAGAGTGGCAAGTACATTGTTCCTGGTAATCCAGCTGAATCGACGATTTTCAATCGCTTGGCACCAGAGGGCAACATGCCCCCCAGCGGTGAGTTTGCTGATGAAGACCGGCAGGTTCTAGAAAAGTGGATTACCGAGATCACCATTGAAGAAGTTATTCCACTGAGCACTGAAGATGAGATTAAAACTATCCGGGCTGACTTAGAGCAGAATGTTGCTGCGGGCAATCGGTCGTTCGTCCGATATTTTTCTCTTCAAAATCAAAACAATGCGGGTCTTTCCTCTGAGCAGCGCGATAGTATGCTCAAAGCTCTTGCTAAGACGCTCAACTCTCTGTCTTCGACAACTACAGTTAAGGCGCCACTAGTTCTCGATGAACAGAAGAATATTGTTCGGATTGATCTCAGAGACTATGGTTTTGATGTGGCTAGCTTTGAAGCAATCATTAATGAGTTCTATCCTTTTGCGATCAGTCAAGTGCCATTTGGTAACGATCCGGTACAAGCGACAATCGCGGAAAACCACTCTTTCTTAGCTCAAGAAATCGGCTCAACCAATTTTCGAATTCGAATGGACTGGTTCGTTGCAACGGCGACCTTGCCTGAGCTTTACAAACGATTTCTAGGTTTGCCACCAACTTTGCAAGAACTCGATGTACAGCTAGGTGTCGACGCAATCAGTAATATTACAAACAATCTTGTGATTCGGAGTGGTTTCAGAAATTCTGGAGTTTCGAGTCAAAACAGAATTATCGAGCGCCATGTTTCTAGTAATAATTTACCATATTGGATCAGCTACGATTTTGCAGATAACAACGAAGGACAGCAGAATATCTTCAACTTTCCTCTGGGCCCTGTGGGAGCAGGATTTGATGAAAAAGCCTTCGATCATGACGGGGGTGAGGTGATCTTTCAGCTGCCTAACGGCCTATTTGGCTACTATTTAAATCTTGCAGATGGCACGGCCATTGACAAGGGGCCTACAAATATCGTTCGTCAGATAAATGGACCATCCCAGTTTTTCCAGGCAATCGTCAACGGGATGTCCTGCATGTCTTGTCATGGCCAAGGTCTTTTACCTAAGAAAGATGATATTCGTGGGTTTGCCGCGGCAGCTCAGAACTTCTCACAGGCTGAAAAGGTGAAGATTGCAGACCTCTTTGTTCCAGAGACAGTCATGAATCAAGCCATTGCTGAAGACAATCAGCGTTACTTCGAGTCGCTTAAAGGCCTTGGTATTAGCCCACTTGAGCCAGATCCGATCAACAATGCCTATCAACATTACAATAAGGCATTATTCAAAAAAGATGTTCAAGCAGAGCTAGGCTTCGATGACAATACCTTCAATACCATGGTCCAGACCGAGCCATTTAGGACAGCCTGGGTCAGTATATTCTATAACTCAGGGTCGATCACACGGCAGGAGTTTAACCTCCTCTATGGGGAAGCGATTCGAGCTTTCGGTAATGGTCGTGAGTGGACTGAGCCAACATCAGGGGACCATCTTATAACTCCTGATTGTATGGTTGCTGATCCTGCAAGTATGAGCACTTGTACTTTCAGCTTGTTGCCAGAGCCACCGGTGGTCGAGGACCCGGCTGCAGCTGATCAGGCTGCTGCAGCAGGTGATGGCGCTTAGCTTAGCTAGTAGTTTGGTTTACGATCCTTACAAAAACCAGTTTTCGGTGAGATAGTCTCGCAAGGATTGTAGTTCGGATTCAGTAAGAACACGGTCGTAAACCAATACTTCACCTATGGCCCCAGCAAAATGATGAGAGCCAACTGCAAATCCTGAGCCGAGATGGCCCATGGTTATGCCGCTGATTGTCTTCCCAGCATCGAATTCTGCGATGACAAGTTCTAAGGTATCATAGGCCCAAGGAGAAGAGTTCCCGTTTTCGAAGAAATTGGTAAAACTGGTATCATTTTGTAATTGGTAGCGCGCTTTGGTGCTACTGCTGCCATCGAAAGAAAACCCTAGATAGGGCTGACTGCTTCGATTCTCACAAGCTACGTGTGCTCCGTCACTGTAATGACCCCATATCTGACCGAGGTCTTGTGAATCCTGCCCCGTGCTATTCACCCGAAATACCGCAATCACGGTGCGGGCTACCAGGCCTTGGCTGCTCTCAAGGTAGTCGTCGACCCCATCAAAAACGAGCATGCTTTGGCCTTGGGGCCCACTTGCTTCGATAAGCGGCTGAGAGCCAAGCGTTGCTTGGCCGAGGTGAGCGCTAGCGCTGCCTAGATCTGAGATCTGGGAAACGCGATTACTGCTATCGATATTGGCGCTAGAAACGCCAGGTTTTAGCCAATGAACCAAGCCGTCTGCAGGAGGTGCCTTGGCTTCCACTTCGTTGACAGTGAAGGAACCTGTAATACCATCGCTGCTTGCACCTGTTGCGATGTTAAATCCACAGATACGAAAGCCGTAAGTGCCAAGTTCTAAGCCTTGTAAAAGGTAAGATTGATTTAGCCCAATAGCGCCAGAAGAGATTTGCTGCCCTTGCTGGCAACTGGCGGGCGCTGTATTAGCCTGATAGCTGATCGTGTGGTAGGTCGCGCCTTGTCCCTCAGCTACTTGCCATTGAATTCTGAGACCCAATGGCAATTGCTGGAAATCAAGACTCAGTGGATCTATGGGAGCCAAGCTAGTGTCTTCCTTCCAGCGCAGGCGCAGGTAGCGATCCAGTGCCTGGCGATCTTCGAGGCTTAAGGCGCGGCTGAACGCTAGTAGCTCCCCAATCTGACCACCATAGAAATGCTCTGAAGAGCCGCCGGCCGTAAGTTGAGCCATCGATTGGCTTGTGATGCTGTAGGCGGAGCCATATTCGGCAAGAGTATAGTGAATCTTGTTGTACTCCCAAGGTGCAGGGGTGAGGTGAGTCACGTAGCTCGATGAAAGAGACGTCAGGTCATCTACAGCATACCGAGCGCTATGGCTGGAGCTGCCATCGAAGCTGATGCCGTGATTTGTATCTCGCGGATCTGTGGCGATGTGGACGCCTTCGCTGTAGCTACCCCATATTTGCCCTAGAAGAGAAGAATTTTGGCTATCGTCGACCCGATGCACTGCTATTACTGTTTGGACATCAAGGGTGGCATCCCCGAGTAGGCGGTCGTCAACACCATCAAAATCTACCATCGCGAGCTGATGGCTGGCTTGGTCGACTCTAGGTTGCTGATCTGCTGAACCAACCGATAGATGTCGCATATTGCCCGATTGGTCCTGCCATTGGCTGACTCTACCATCGACGAGCGTGACACCTGCATCTGATCGATACCAGACTTCCATACCTTCAGGAAGAACAACAGCTGCGACAGGGAGAGATTGGTAGAGTGTTTCGCCGCTGAAGAGGGCGCGAATGCAGATTAATTTTAGCCCTGAACTTGGAAAAATAATGGCAAGGCTGAGATCGTTACCTTCGCCTGTGATCGCTTCAAGCTCGTCCTGGGTTGTGCTTGCATCGCAGCTCTGACCTTCATTCAGTAGAAAAGCTGCGACAGAAATGGTTTCATTCGCTCGTACTTGAATCGTTTTAGTGGACCCTGGTAGGTAGGGCCCATATCCTTCTGAGTCAATGAGTTCTAGGCTTGCTCCGGCCGGCGTTGAGACAGCAGCAACCACATCTTCTGCGGCTTGAGGTCCTGGTTTACCTTCGTTAGCTTGGTCGGGTAACAAAGGATTTCCATCCGGCTTCGGGACATTCGGGCTTTGAATCGAGTCGACCTCTTGGGATGAGACAACAACCGCCGGCTGCTCATCTGGTGAACCAGACTTTTTATTACAGCTAGTCATAAGAATTAAACATCCTGTAAGGATGAGTCGCAGTAACATTCGCACCCCTTGTTCGTTGAGCTATACTCTCTTTTCGGTAGGTGAGATGCTTAGACTAAGGGTGCAGTGGAATCATCCTAAGATCAATTGTTTACACCATAACAATAGGATTATGGATTGATGACTTTTGGTAATTTTTTGAGATATACATTCTACTAGATATCAAAGAGAGCCCATAGATCTTTTGCTTTCAGTGGGAGTGCTGGGTAATAAAGTAGAAAAGCGATAATATTCCTGTAAATTATTTCGGATCAAAGGTGAACGAAGGTGAAAAGTTTAATATCAATAGTAATTTAGAAATGGTGTAAATGATCTCTGCGGCTAACTAAGATTTCCTAAAAATTATCAATCTTAGTCCCGAGAGTAATTGGAAGCTAGAGGGAAAGATGGCCGTTGGATGCTAGGCTAGTGCAAGCGTTTTATCAGATAACAGCGGTCCTTTCTAACGGGTAACTGCCTAGAAAGTGAGATTCAGGGATGCAAAAGAAATTTCCATCGAAAGTTTTGTTTGTGGATGATGACTCCAGCGTGGTGACACCAGTAGCCAATGCTCTCGATAAGATGGGAGTTGAAATCTTTGTGGCTTCAGATCTTCAAACTGCCATGTATCGCTTCAATAAGCAGTTCTTCAAAATTATTTTTATTGATATGAACTTTGGCGAACTCGATGCACTATCGTTGATCCAAAAGTGGCGTAACCACGAGGTGAAGGAAAAGCGTACCGCGGCGTTTATTATTATGAATAGCGCACCCTTGAAGCCAGAGCAAAAAGCTCTTATGAGTGAACTGAAGGATATTGAAGTCGTTCAAAAGCCTCTTGCCTTAGGACCGATGATCACCCAGCTTAAGAAGTCGCACGGGCTACAAATTAGAAAGGACCTCAAAGAGAAGCTCAAGCATGGTATTCGCCAGGACTTTGAAAAATCGGGAGACCTAGATCAAGCTATCCAAAGGGTTAAGGAATGCCAGAAAGCTCTTGGCGATGACTACTTCACAATGTTGATTGAGCTTTATAACCTAAAGGGTAGCTACGAAGAAGGCTTGGAACTCTTGAAGAAGATGCCGGATAAGCTTATGGACCCCTTGCAGAAGTTTAACTTGATGGGTGAGTTTAGTTTGAAGATCGGCAAGTTCGAAGAGTCCAAACAGTTCTACGAAAAAGCGGATAAAATCGCTCCTGGTAATATCGATCGCATTACCAACATGGTGGATGTTTACTTGGCCCTTAAAGAGCCTGAAAGCGCAATTGAGAAGCAAAAAGACATCATCGAGTGCAATCCCGAAAATCCTGACATAAAATTTGAACTTTTCAAAAAATTAGAAGATGCTAGTTTTGCAGACGAAGCCGCCGATTTTTGCCGAGAGTCCACCATGCCGAAAGAAGTTATTAAGTACTTTAATAACAAAGGTGTGATGATGGTGAAAACGGAGGCAATTAAGAACGCAATCGCTGAGTACGAAAGGGCATTGAACTACTACCCCAATAACAAAGATAATTATTTGATACACTTCAATATAGCCCTCGCCTATCTGAAGCTTAGGGACCCACAACAAGTCTCAGTTGCCATCGATCACCTAAAATCCTCCATGGAAATTAATCCCCAATTTGAGAAGGCCAAAAGCGTGTTTGAGCGGGTACAAAGAGCCTCTGCAGCTTGATAGCTTACTTACGAATCTAAAATTGTACTATTCTCCAGTGAATTTTGCTAAAATTGACCGGACTACTTTGATCTTAGGTTATTTGGCCAATTCTATGCGGGAGGCTTTTATGGTTCGCTTTTGGTGTCTTGTAATGCTTATGACTAGCACTAAACTTTTCGCTGCCGAGCTTGTCTTTGAAGGCTCTTCCACTGTTTCGCCTACCGTTCGGGACTGGAAGAAACTATATGAAAAAGAATTGGGACTAAACGTAACCGTCAAAGGTGGGGGCTCAAGCCGCGGCATCGCATGTGTGAAGGACAATAGCTGTACCATAGGCATGGCAAGTAAATCCGTGGACGCTGCAAAGGTAGCGCCCGCTAAGGTTGTTCACTTAGGATGGGATGGGTTGGCATTTGTAACCCATAAAGGGGTGAAGATCGATAACTTAAATGAAAGCCAGGTCAAGGATATATTTTCTGGTAAAATTAAGAACTGGAAAGATCTTGGTGGGCCAGA
Proteins encoded:
- a CDS encoding substrate-binding domain-containing protein, which codes for MVRFWCLVMLMTSTKLFAAELVFEGSSTVSPTVRDWKKLYEKELGLNVTVKGGGSSRGIACVKDNSCTIGMASKSVDAAKVAPAKVVHLGWDGLAFVTHKGVKIDNLNESQVKDIFSGKIKNWKDLGGPDLAINPLSRDESRAEQSQFKKVFGIDPIGSPMDSNLKTIRYVSRVASSISFMSLGLAQKDGKRLNILKYEGVEPNSKNLSSGAYKLRRELVMIYRDGDAQQKSIKSFLDSYLSKRSELFAEYGYVAD